Within Bacteroidetes Order II. bacterium, the genomic segment CCAAGCCCTGTCGCTGTGTCTCGCGTGATGGCTCCCGTATTTTCCGCACCAACTTGCTCGGCCATATAGGTGGTAAACAAGCCTGCTCGTTGATAATCATTCTGGGTAAGGTTATCATTTCCAGAAGAAAGAGTACGCCAATCTAATAAGTAAACATTATTTTCGGCCACTTGCGAAAAACCAATAGTTGGAATAGAGAACGTGCTGAGGTAGTAAATCAGTCGTCCGGAAAAGCCGTTATACAACTCGGCCCATTCCGAGAGGCCCTCATCCACAAAAGTAACTTCGAGGTTGTCATAGTTGATGCGGATCAGGTGTTGGTACTCGTGTGCCGCAGTGGCCATCAACTCTGCAATCCCATTATTTAAACTGGGATAGGTATCTAAATGGATAATGTCGCGGTTATTACCATTTCCGCCGGCTCCGGGCAAGTCTTGCGGCGACACATATCCCGCAATCGCGGATGCATTGCCTTCCGGATCATAATTATCGGGGATGTTATACAGCAGCGCGTCTAATTTTCCATCATTATCACTATTGGGCGGCTGTCCAAACAAGGCTTGATCGGTTTGAATAATGCCTTTATCCGTAAATGCCGGTGTTTTGGCGGTCATATAGGCCACGACCGAGTCTAAGGCCGTACTCCGAATACGTTTTGCGGCTATTTCCCCCAATTCTACCCAAAAATTAGCCTGATCGTGGACTCGCTCTAACCGGAATTTTAGGGTGATATTGCGGTTATTCTTGAAGTCTCGTACCCGAAACGCCAAGGTATCGCCTAATTTAGCCGGAGATTCTTTCTTAAGCAAAGCCTGTCCGCCATTCTTTTTCCACTCCCGGAATCCTGCAAGGGTACGTTGTCCTTCTTCACTGTTCACCAACTGATCCGTAATATGCAGACTTTTTATCATCTTCGTTTTAGGGAACCCCATCTCTGCTTTTTTGGCTAAAACAGTTGGGGTGCCATGTAGGGGTAGCAGTTGTTCTTGTGCAAAACCAACGCTCGCCCCCCCTCCAATCAAACACATTAGGAAGAACGCTTTTTTCAACATGCCATTTTGTTTTTTTGATCAAAAATGGTAAGATACTCCACGCCCACGTTTTTTCCACTACAGCTACCATATTTTGTTTGTAGAGCCGCTACAAACGCTCAGAACGCCACAGAAACCAAATGCGCAGGGTGCGAGAAACCCTTGACCGCAGAAAGGAATGACTGTAATAACCGATGTGCTGAATACCGCAAAATTATCTTTGCCCATAAGTATTCGTTTAACGACAAAAGTCCACGATAATAATCGTAGGCTTTTGTTTGACCGAACAGGGAGAATTATTTCACCAACATCAATTTTCCCGACAGAATCTGATCACCGATAACAAGTTTATAAAAGTACACACCGCTCGCAAACGAAGAGGCTTGCCACATAACTTGGTGCATACCTTGGGATTGCTTTTGATTGACCAACACCGACACTTCACGGCCTGTAACATCATACATGGTGAGGCGCACATTCGCTTCTTGTGGTAAGCTATACGATAGTGTTGTACTTGGATTAAACGGGTTTGGGTACGTCGTAATGTGTACGGCTTGGCTCGTATTTGAATAAGTAACCCTTTCCCTGTCGTCAAGACGCATATCCTTCCTGTTATTCGGTACTTTGGTTTCGCCCAATGTAGCCAAGAGCATGGCCAAATCTTGTTCTTGGTATTGGCTTTGTGGTTTTGCACTTGCCAAAGTTGCTTTTGCCTTGTTGATATCGCCCATTTGGTGATACAACTGCGCCATATTGAGTTGTGCATAGAAACCTGCTATGCCTTTGTCTGCATTGGCAAGTGTTTTGAGTGTGTTGATGGCATCTGCCGTTTTGCCTTCGCTCGCGTCCAAAAGTGCCGATGTCTCCAATGCCGTCACGTACAATGGATCGCTTTTCTTAAGTTTCTGTATTACGAAGCCACGTTGTTCTTGCCCTTTTTGGTATCGTGCTGAAAGTTGTCCAATTTGGGTCAGCGCGATTTGTGCATCTGGCATCTTCCCACTATGCACCACCACTTGCAGATCGGCGAGTGCTTCCTCTATCTTGCCTTTGCCCACTTTGCTCAAGGCCGAGAGCAACGAAACATCTGGCAATTGGTCGGCGTTTGCGGATGTGCTTAGGCTTGTATTGGCATTTGTGTCTATACCTTGCGCCTGCACGGCTGTTTCTCTGGCCCGTGCGAGTGCTGTGCTAACGTCTGCACAATTTGGTGCCCCCAATGAACCGTCATAATAAATAGGCGAACCGCTCATGGTAGGGGTATTGTTCCAATAATTGCTATTGGCAAAGATATAGCCACCACCCGATACTTCTAAGGACGAACTTGCTGCATCGCAAAAATGATTGTGCGAGCCATGGCCAGCGTACAACCCACCTAAAATGCCACCATTATACCCTGCGCTTAACTTTCCGCCTTTGATCTTGTCGTTGCCTAAATAACTCGTTGTAGCACTATTCCTAAAAGCCGTCTTTCCATTCGTTTGTACAACTTGGCTATACCACAAAGAAACAGGCAAGCCGTAGGTTACAATGGCACTTTCGGACGCACTTTTGATCTTGGAATGGCTGATGCTTACCGAATTGCTTCCCCCATACTGACTTGCATACAAACCATAGACTGCACCACCCGAAGGCACATCAATCTCGCTGTTGTTAAACGTGAGGCTTGCA encodes:
- a CDS encoding T9SS type A sorting domain-containing protein translates to MYLATFYNFGNSPTSIGRNNNWAINGNMTLNGTNVSTSPNPLTVSFGNGSYLYINGAGVNFQQATFTSQNGGTWKGITMNPGSSATFDGSKILNVGGSWGGTALSVNSASLTFNNSEIDVPSGGAVYGLYASQYGGSNSVSISHSKIKSASESAIVTYGLPVSLWYSQVVQTNGKTAFRNSATTSYLGNDKIKGGKLSAGYNGGILGGLYAGHGSHNHFCDAASSSLEVSGGGYIFANSNYWNNTPTMSGSPIYYDGSLGAPNCADVSTALARARETAVQAQGIDTNANTSLSTSANADQLPDVSLLSALSKVGKGKIEEALADLQVVVHSGKMPDAQIALTQIGQLSARYQKGQEQRGFVIQKLKKSDPLYVTALETSALLDASEGKTADAINTLKTLANADKGIAGFYAQLNMAQLYHQMGDINKAKATLASAKPQSQYQEQDLAMLLATLGETKVPNNRKDMRLDDRERVTYSNTSQAVHITTYPNPFNPSTTLSYSLPQEANVRLTMYDVTGREVSVLVNQKQSQGMHQVMWQASSFASGVYFYKLVIGDQILSGKLMLVK